One Mus musculus strain C57BL/6J chromosome X, GRCm38.p6 C57BL/6J DNA window includes the following coding sequences:
- the Slc35a2 gene encoding UDP-galactose translocator isoform X2, with protein MLNRSLSRLQWASLLLLFTGVAIVQAQQAGGSGPRPLDQNPGAGLAAVVASCLSSGFAGVYFEKILKGSSGSVWLRNLQLGLFGTALGLVGLWWAEGTAVASQGFFFGYTPAVWGVVLNQAFGGLLVAVVVKYADNILKGFATSLSIVLSTVASIRLFGFHLDPLFALGAGLVIGAVYLYSLPRGAVKAIASASASGPCIHQQPPGQPPPPQLSSRGDLTTEPFLPKLLTKVKGS; from the exons ATGTTGAATCGCAGCCTCTCACGCCTGCAGTGGGCctctctgctgctgctcttcACTGGTGTCGCCATTGTCCAGGCACAGCAAGCTGGTGGGAGTGGCCCACGGCCACTGGATCAGAACCCGGGGGCGGGCTTAGCGGCAGTTGTggcctcctgtctctcctcagGCTTCGCTGGGGTCTACTTTGAGAAGATCCTCAAAGGCAGCTCAGGTTCTGTGTGGCTTCGTAACCTACAGCTCGGCCTCTTTGGCACAGCGCTGGGCCTGGTGGGGCTCTGGTGGGCTGAGGGCACCGCCGTGGCCAGTCAAGGCTTCTTCTTTGGGTACACACCTGCTGTCTGGGGTGTAGTACTAAACCAAGCCTTTGGTGGGCTTCTGGTGGCTGTTGTTGTCAAGTATGCTGACAACATCCTCAAGGGCTTTGCCACCTCCCTGTCTATTGTGCTGTCCACTGTTGCCTCCATTCGCCTCTTTGGCTTCCACCTGGACCCATTATTTGCCCTGGGCGCTGGGCTCGTCATTGGTGCTGTCTACCTCTACAGCCTTCCCCGAGGTGCAGTCAAAGCCATAGCCTCGGCCTCGGCCTCTGGGCCCTGCATTCACCAGCAGCCTCCTGGGCAGCCACCACCACCGCAGCTGTCTTCTCGAGGAGACCTCACCACGGAGCCCTTTCTGCCAAA GTTGCTCACCAAGGTGAAGGGGTCGTAG
- the Pqbp1 gene encoding polyglutamine-binding protein 1 isoform 1 (isoform 1 is encoded by transcript variant 2): protein MPLPVALQTRLAKRGILKHLEPEPEEEIIAEDYDDDPVDYEATRIEGLPPSWYKVFDPSCGLPYYWNVETDLVSWLSPHDPNFVVTKSAKKVRNNNADAEDKSDRNLEKVDRNHEKSDRSHEKPDRSHEKADRNHEKNDRERERNYDKVDRERDRDRERERAFDKADREEGKDRRHHRREELAPYPKNKKATSRKDEELDPMDPSSYSDAPRGTWSTGLPKRNEAKTGADTTAAGPLFQQRPYPSPGAVLRANAEASRTKQQD, encoded by the exons AGCCAGAGGAAGAGATTATTGCTGAAGACTACGATGATGATCCTGTTGACTATGAGGCCACCCGGATAGAGGGTCTGCCACCGAGCTGGTACAAGGTGTTTGACCCTTCTTG CGGACTCCCTTACTATTGGAATGTGGAGACAGACCTTGTGTCGTGGCTCTCACCACATGATCCTAACTTTGTCGTTACCAAATCCGCCAAGAAAGTCAGGAACAATAATGCAG ATGCTGAGGACAAGTCGGACCGGAATCTTGAAAAGGTGGACAGAAATCATGAGAAGTCAGATCGTAGTCATGAGAAGCCAGACAGGAGCCACGAGAAGGCAGACCGAAACCACGAGAAGAATGACAGAGAACGAGAGCGCAACTACGACAAagtggatagagagagagatcggGACAGGGAACGAGAGCGGGCATTTGACAAGGCAGACCGGGAAGAGGGCAAAGACCGACGCCACCATCGCAGAGAGGAACTGGCTCCTTACCCCAAGAACAAGAAAG CGACGAGCCGCAAAGATGAAGAATTAGACCCCATGGACCCCAGCTCATACTCAGATGCACCCCG GGGCACATGGTCAACAGGACTCCCCAAGAGGAACGAGGCCAAGACAGGTGCTGACACCACGGCAGCTGGGCCCCTCTTCCAGCAGCGCCCTTACCCTTCCCCGGGCGCTGTGCTCCGCGCCAATGCAGAAGCCTCCCGAACCAAACAGCAGGACTGA
- the Slc35a2 gene encoding UDP-galactose translocator isoform 2 (isoform 2 is encoded by transcript variant 2), whose amino-acid sequence MAAVGVGGSTAAAGAGAVSSGALEPGSTTAAHRRLKYISLAVLVVQNASLILSIRYARTLPGDRFFATTAVVMAEVLKGLTCLLLLFAQKRGNVKHLVLFLHEAVLVQYVDTLKLAVPSLIYTLQNNLQYVAISNLPAATFQVTYQLKILTTALFSVLMLNRSLSRLQWASLLLLFTGVAIVQAQQAGGSGPRPLDQNPGAGLAAVVASCLSSGFAGVYFEKILKGSSGSVWLRNLQLGLFGTALGLVGLWWAEGTAVASQGFFFGYTPAVWGVVLNQAFGGLLVAVVVKYADNILKGFATSLSIVLSTVASIRLFGFHLDPLFALGAGLVIGAVYLYSLPRGAVKAIASASASGPCIHQQPPGQPPPPQLSSRGDLTTEPFLPKSVLVK is encoded by the exons ATGGCAGCGGTTGGGGTTGGTGGATCTACCGCTGCGGCCGGGGCTGGGGCTGTGTCCTCGGGCGCGTTGGAACCTGGGTCCACTACAGCGG CTCACCGGCGCCTCAAGTATATATCCTTAGCTGTGCTGGTGGTCCAGAATGCCTCCCTCATCCTCAGCATCCGCTACGCTCGCACACTGCCTGGGGACCGCTTCTTTGCCACCACTGCTGTGGTCATGGCTGAAGTGCTCAAAGGTCTCACCTGTCTCCTGCTGCTCTTCGCACAAAAGAGGG GTAATGTGAAGCACCTGGTCCTCTTCCTCCATGAGGCTGTCCTGGTCCAATATGTGGACACACTCAAGCTTGCGGTGCCCTCTCTCATCTATACCTTGCAGAATAACCTCCAGTATGTTGCCATCAGCAACCTGCCAGCTGCCACTTTCCAG GTGACATATCAGCTGAAGATCCTGACTACAGCGCTCTTCTCTGTGCTCATGTTGAATCGCAGCCTCTCACGCCTGCAGTGGGCctctctgctgctgctcttcACTGGTGTCGCCATTGTCCAGGCACAGCAAGCTGGTGGGAGTGGCCCACGGCCACTGGATCAGAACCCGGGGGCGGGCTTAGCGGCAGTTGTggcctcctgtctctcctcagGCTTCGCTGGGGTCTACTTTGAGAAGATCCTCAAAGGCAGCTCAGGTTCTGTGTGGCTTCGTAACCTACAGCTCGGCCTCTTTGGCACAGCGCTGGGCCTGGTGGGGCTCTGGTGGGCTGAGGGCACCGCCGTGGCCAGTCAAGGCTTCTTCTTTGGGTACACACCTGCTGTCTGGGGTGTAGTACTAAACCAAGCCTTTGGTGGGCTTCTGGTGGCTGTTGTTGTCAAGTATGCTGACAACATCCTCAAGGGCTTTGCCACCTCCCTGTCTATTGTGCTGTCCACTGTTGCCTCCATTCGCCTCTTTGGCTTCCACCTGGACCCATTATTTGCCCTGGGCGCTGGGCTCGTCATTGGTGCTGTCTACCTCTACAGCCTTCCCCGAGGTGCAGTCAAAGCCATAGCCTCGGCCTCGGCCTCTGGGCCCTGCATTCACCAGCAGCCTCCTGGGCAGCCACCACCACCGCAGCTGTCTTCTCGAGGAGACCTCACCACGGAGCCCTTTCTGCCAAAGTCAGTGCTGGTCAAGTGA
- the Slc35a2 gene encoding UDP-galactose translocator isoform X3: MAAVGVGGSTAAAGAGAVSSGALEPGSTTAAHRRLKYISLAVLVVQNASLILSIRYARTLPGDRFFATTAVVMAEVLKGLTCLLLLFAQKRGNVKHLVLFLHEAVLVQYVDTLKLAVPSLIYTLQNNLQYVAISNLPAATFQVAHQGEGVVAAGLEDAGLSSFSLLALAQLGLNSYQY, from the exons ATGGCAGCGGTTGGGGTTGGTGGATCTACCGCTGCGGCCGGGGCTGGGGCTGTGTCCTCGGGCGCGTTGGAACCTGGGTCCACTACAGCGG CTCACCGGCGCCTCAAGTATATATCCTTAGCTGTGCTGGTGGTCCAGAATGCCTCCCTCATCCTCAGCATCCGCTACGCTCGCACACTGCCTGGGGACCGCTTCTTTGCCACCACTGCTGTGGTCATGGCTGAAGTGCTCAAAGGTCTCACCTGTCTCCTGCTGCTCTTCGCACAAAAGAGGG GTAATGTGAAGCACCTGGTCCTCTTCCTCCATGAGGCTGTCCTGGTCCAATATGTGGACACACTCAAGCTTGCGGTGCCCTCTCTCATCTATACCTTGCAGAATAACCTCCAGTATGTTGCCATCAGCAACCTGCCAGCTGCCACTTTCCAG GTTGCTCACCAAGGTGAAGGGGTCGTAGCTGCTGGACTTGAAGATGCTGGCCTGTCTTCGTTCTCCCTTCTTGCCCTGGCCCAACTGGGACTAAACTCTTATCAGTATTAG
- the Slc35a2 gene encoding UDP-galactose translocator isoform X4, giving the protein MAAVGVGGSTAAAGAGAVSSGALEPGSTTAAHRRLKYISLAVLVVQNASLILSIRYARTLPGDRFFATTAVVMAEVLKGLTCLLLLFAQKRGNVKHLVLFLHEAVLVQYVDTLKLAVPSLIYTLQNNLQYVAISNLPAATFQPSPRCSQSHSLGLGLWALHSPAASWAATTTAAVFSRRPHHGALSAKVAHQGEGVVAAGLEDAGLSSFSLLALAQLGLNSYQY; this is encoded by the exons ATGGCAGCGGTTGGGGTTGGTGGATCTACCGCTGCGGCCGGGGCTGGGGCTGTGTCCTCGGGCGCGTTGGAACCTGGGTCCACTACAGCGG CTCACCGGCGCCTCAAGTATATATCCTTAGCTGTGCTGGTGGTCCAGAATGCCTCCCTCATCCTCAGCATCCGCTACGCTCGCACACTGCCTGGGGACCGCTTCTTTGCCACCACTGCTGTGGTCATGGCTGAAGTGCTCAAAGGTCTCACCTGTCTCCTGCTGCTCTTCGCACAAAAGAGGG GTAATGTGAAGCACCTGGTCCTCTTCCTCCATGAGGCTGTCCTGGTCCAATATGTGGACACACTCAAGCTTGCGGTGCCCTCTCTCATCTATACCTTGCAGAATAACCTCCAGTATGTTGCCATCAGCAACCTGCCAGCTGCCACTTTCCAG CCTTCCCCGAGGTGCAGTCAAAGCCATAGCCTCGGCCTCGGCCTCTGGGCCCTGCATTCACCAGCAGCCTCCTGGGCAGCCACCACCACCGCAGCTGTCTTCTCGAGGAGACCTCACCACGGAGCCCTTTCTGCCAAA GTTGCTCACCAAGGTGAAGGGGTCGTAGCTGCTGGACTTGAAGATGCTGGCCTGTCTTCGTTCTCCCTTCTTGCCCTGGCCCAACTGGGACTAAACTCTTATCAGTATTAG
- the Slc35a2 gene encoding UDP-galactose translocator isoform X1, giving the protein MAEVLKGLTCLLLLFAQKRGNVKHLVLFLHEAVLVQYVDTLKLAVPSLIYTLQNNLQYVAISNLPAATFQVTYQLKILTTALFSVLMLNRSLSRLQWASLLLLFTGVAIVQAQQAGGSGPRPLDQNPGAGLAAVVASCLSSGFAGVYFEKILKGSSGSVWLRNLQLGLFGTALGLVGLWWAEGTAVASQGFFFGYTPAVWGVVLNQAFGGLLVAVVVKYADNILKGFATSLSIVLSTVASIRLFGFHLDPLFALGAGLVIGAVYLYSLPRGAVKAIASASASGPCIHQQPPGQPPPPQLSSRGDLTTEPFLPKSVLVK; this is encoded by the exons ATGGCTGAAGTGCTCAAAGGTCTCACCTGTCTCCTGCTGCTCTTCGCACAAAAGAGGG GTAATGTGAAGCACCTGGTCCTCTTCCTCCATGAGGCTGTCCTGGTCCAATATGTGGACACACTCAAGCTTGCGGTGCCCTCTCTCATCTATACCTTGCAGAATAACCTCCAGTATGTTGCCATCAGCAACCTGCCAGCTGCCACTTTCCAG GTGACATATCAGCTGAAGATCCTGACTACAGCGCTCTTCTCTGTGCTCATGTTGAATCGCAGCCTCTCACGCCTGCAGTGGGCctctctgctgctgctcttcACTGGTGTCGCCATTGTCCAGGCACAGCAAGCTGGTGGGAGTGGCCCACGGCCACTGGATCAGAACCCGGGGGCGGGCTTAGCGGCAGTTGTggcctcctgtctctcctcagGCTTCGCTGGGGTCTACTTTGAGAAGATCCTCAAAGGCAGCTCAGGTTCTGTGTGGCTTCGTAACCTACAGCTCGGCCTCTTTGGCACAGCGCTGGGCCTGGTGGGGCTCTGGTGGGCTGAGGGCACCGCCGTGGCCAGTCAAGGCTTCTTCTTTGGGTACACACCTGCTGTCTGGGGTGTAGTACTAAACCAAGCCTTTGGTGGGCTTCTGGTGGCTGTTGTTGTCAAGTATGCTGACAACATCCTCAAGGGCTTTGCCACCTCCCTGTCTATTGTGCTGTCCACTGTTGCCTCCATTCGCCTCTTTGGCTTCCACCTGGACCCATTATTTGCCCTGGGCGCTGGGCTCGTCATTGGTGCTGTCTACCTCTACAGCCTTCCCCGAGGTGCAGTCAAAGCCATAGCCTCGGCCTCGGCCTCTGGGCCCTGCATTCACCAGCAGCCTCCTGGGCAGCCACCACCACCGCAGCTGTCTTCTCGAGGAGACCTCACCACGGAGCCCTTTCTGCCAAAGTCAGTGCTGGTCAAGTGA
- the Slc35a2 gene encoding UDP-galactose translocator isoform 1 (isoform 1 is encoded by transcript variant 1), with protein MAAVGVGGSTAAAGAGAVSSGALEPGSTTAAHRRLKYISLAVLVVQNASLILSIRYARTLPGDRFFATTAVVMAEVLKGLTCLLLLFAQKRGNVKHLVLFLHEAVLVQYVDTLKLAVPSLIYTLQNNLQYVAISNLPAATFQVTYQLKILTTALFSVLMLNRSLSRLQWASLLLLFTGVAIVQAQQAGGSGPRPLDQNPGAGLAAVVASCLSSGFAGVYFEKILKGSSGSVWLRNLQLGLFGTALGLVGLWWAEGTAVASQGFFFGYTPAVWGVVLNQAFGGLLVAVVVKYADNILKGFATSLSIVLSTVASIRLFGFHLDPLFALGAGLVIGAVYLYSLPRGAVKAIASASASGPCIHQQPPGQPPPPQLSSRGDLTTEPFLPKLLTKVKGS; from the exons ATGGCAGCGGTTGGGGTTGGTGGATCTACCGCTGCGGCCGGGGCTGGGGCTGTGTCCTCGGGCGCGTTGGAACCTGGGTCCACTACAGCGG CTCACCGGCGCCTCAAGTATATATCCTTAGCTGTGCTGGTGGTCCAGAATGCCTCCCTCATCCTCAGCATCCGCTACGCTCGCACACTGCCTGGGGACCGCTTCTTTGCCACCACTGCTGTGGTCATGGCTGAAGTGCTCAAAGGTCTCACCTGTCTCCTGCTGCTCTTCGCACAAAAGAGGG GTAATGTGAAGCACCTGGTCCTCTTCCTCCATGAGGCTGTCCTGGTCCAATATGTGGACACACTCAAGCTTGCGGTGCCCTCTCTCATCTATACCTTGCAGAATAACCTCCAGTATGTTGCCATCAGCAACCTGCCAGCTGCCACTTTCCAG GTGACATATCAGCTGAAGATCCTGACTACAGCGCTCTTCTCTGTGCTCATGTTGAATCGCAGCCTCTCACGCCTGCAGTGGGCctctctgctgctgctcttcACTGGTGTCGCCATTGTCCAGGCACAGCAAGCTGGTGGGAGTGGCCCACGGCCACTGGATCAGAACCCGGGGGCGGGCTTAGCGGCAGTTGTggcctcctgtctctcctcagGCTTCGCTGGGGTCTACTTTGAGAAGATCCTCAAAGGCAGCTCAGGTTCTGTGTGGCTTCGTAACCTACAGCTCGGCCTCTTTGGCACAGCGCTGGGCCTGGTGGGGCTCTGGTGGGCTGAGGGCACCGCCGTGGCCAGTCAAGGCTTCTTCTTTGGGTACACACCTGCTGTCTGGGGTGTAGTACTAAACCAAGCCTTTGGTGGGCTTCTGGTGGCTGTTGTTGTCAAGTATGCTGACAACATCCTCAAGGGCTTTGCCACCTCCCTGTCTATTGTGCTGTCCACTGTTGCCTCCATTCGCCTCTTTGGCTTCCACCTGGACCCATTATTTGCCCTGGGCGCTGGGCTCGTCATTGGTGCTGTCTACCTCTACAGCCTTCCCCGAGGTGCAGTCAAAGCCATAGCCTCGGCCTCGGCCTCTGGGCCCTGCATTCACCAGCAGCCTCCTGGGCAGCCACCACCACCGCAGCTGTCTTCTCGAGGAGACCTCACCACGGAGCCCTTTCTGCCAAA GTTGCTCACCAAGGTGAAGGGGTCGTAG